One Rhea pennata isolate bPtePen1 chromosome 15, bPtePen1.pri, whole genome shotgun sequence genomic window, TTAAGCACAGCAGTAGGCAATGCTCTTCCCTAGGTAATATAATGCAGCTTCATGGTGTGAGTTGATTGGCAGTCACTTTAATGTAAATATGTTCCATTGGGACAATTAGTGCTGTTGTGTCCTTGAGCATCTGTAGTCTTCggttctttttctccttccttcttccttcttagTACATGATTGCTAATACAAgggcaaaacattttgaaaatttctcttATACTCTCATAAGCCATCATGTATTAGTAAACGTTTTAGTGTTTCCTCAGAGTATTCAGgcctttctgctgccttcagtaATGTCTTGAGTACTAGTAGCTCTTGACAAATGGTAAAATCAGTCTAATATGCCGTTTCATGTAGGAGCTTCCAGAAGACTTTTATTTGAAGTATCTTGGTTGAGTACTTGCAGATTTCCTGGTAAGGATTTGGGTGCAAACAGTAGCTTTATGGTTGTCTTTGAACAGAAGCAACTTTAAGTATACAGTTAGCATGGAGAATAAACTGAGATGTCTAGTTAGCTAGCTTTGACCCAACCTTTATAGAAATGCCTTAGCTTCTGCAGAGGTTTTTCCTTTATGCCCTGCAGAAACCAGGATTGTTCTACTGTCTTCACCACagtgcaatttttttgtttgtctgtgcTGACTCCGTTAGTGAATTCTTATGTCTTTAGTCAGCCTTATCTTTGCCTTTGACTGCCTCAGACTTTTGTTGGTAAGGGGTGAGAGCAACTTGGATTATCCCCCAAGCCACAGTTCTAGCTGTGAGACACACTGTAGACTATCCTAGCTGGACAAAGACTTTAGCAATACAGACCTTCTTGGCATGCTGGCTACCTTAAATCATGTTTGGAAGAGGTGCGTATAGTTTTTTCACAAACTGCATTGGGGAGGATTGCTCCATCATTCATTCTCTGAATGGACTTTCTGATCATACCACACTTTGATACTTGAATGTTAACACTAACTGCTTAGACTGATCAATGTGTTTAATGATGACTTTTTAAATCTGACATATCAAAACAGGAGTTGTTCAGGTACACCAAAGAACAAGTGGCCTTATCTGCATTTATTCACTGCTGTTATAGCCCGAGTTCCCTAAAAACTACTACTCTTTAGAGGAGACTGTCTCTGGGCCAGGTGCTGATCATCCTCTGATTATAGAGCTTGTTATACTGCTCTGTTCAGCTCATGTCAGAAGAGGTGGATGACTGTATAAAGATCTAGCTGCCAGCTGGTGAAAGTGGAGTATCTGGGGGTAGTGGTAAGGGTAAGAATAGCCCTGGAAAGTAGGAGTTTCAATGCCTTTGTACCTTTTGGATAGACGTGGAGCTCCCTGTTATTTGCCTCCCTGGGAGAACATACAGTGATCCTGATTGCAACCCTGTATTGGAGTTACGTTACTTCCTAATGTGTATTTCCTACCAGCTATTCTTGAGTCTCACTCCTGGTTGAGTCTCAGAGGTTTCTGTCTTTCATATCTGTTTCAGTACTGACAGGGTTTTAAGAGGTAACTAGATAAGACAAATCAAGAGCATGTTCATTGAAGGGTCTGGATGTAATTAACTCACTTTAGATTTGGCATCATTTAGTACCTTAAACATTAGGTAGAAATACTGGTGTGTATTGGCTACAGTGCCTGTCTTTTAAACAGCAACTTCCAACTAGGCCTTAAATTAGCTAAACTGTGttcattttcttatattttcttctttggaatcaaaatcatgttttaaacTCATCCAGCAAATTTGATAagaacatttcttcttcctaaaaTGGGCAGAAGGGGATTGGAAATCAACTGATAAATCGTGAACTTGTCAATAAACCTCTGTATTTTGTTACTCCATTGTGTGCTGTGTCTGCTCTTTATTAATTGATCCATATCCTAGTTCAACATAACACTGGTGAAATTTGTTATCTGAAAGTGGAAAAATTCTGCAGTAGTCCCAGACCTTTCTGTAGTGGGAGGTAGGCTTTAGAGGTGGGACATCCTCTTTCAGGTAGCTCAGGAGGCATGTGCCTCCTGTCCCTGGGGAGTGTGAAGGGATGGTAGCAAGGGCAGGTTGTTCTAGTCAATGCTCCAATTGCCTTTTGGTGGAGAACTTTCTGTATTGCTTTGTACGGTACAGGGACGTCGTTATGCCCTTTAAGTATTCAAATACTAATTCTGTTTATAAGATTACTCTAAAGTGCCTTTAAATAGGAGATCTTCCTACTGTGGAGAGGTCATATCCCCATTTCTTCGCGCTTCCAGTAAGTACATACACTTCTCATGTGCCAAACCATCTTTGTCAGCAGAGTAGAGGTAACGACAATTACAGGAATTCCAGTTCCAGTTGAGCTGGGCATCTCAGCCAGCATGTTTTAAGGTTTGCTGAGTTCGTGCCTTAAGTTATGGTTGGTGATGCCCTACAGAGCCCCTCGACTAGCAGTTGTTTCTACAGTCACTTCTGGTATTCTGCAGCAAGAGCTTTGCTAGGCATAGTTCAGAACTTTATCCTTGGGCATGCACCTTCCTTTAAGAAGGATCTACTTAGTTTGGGAATCTGTGAATATCCTGGATAGAAAACAATGCATTAGTAACATGGGATTGTCTTACCTTGAACTGCTGCCAGCAATTTAGTAGACAGTGGTGTGGTTTCACCTTGCAACTCTGTACGTTTACTCCTTGCTTCTCCCTAAATTGAGGATTTGACACTTGTGGTACAATGTTATCCAAGTTAATGCTTCAAcctcagaaggaaaatgaagatacTAATTTAGCTTAGATGGTGGCTAAAGGATGAGTTGAATGCTTTCATAAGTCATATGTACAGGAGAAAACAATTCTAGGCCTAGCTGCTGCTTAATCCCTCAACATGCCACTGTGCTCATCCAGTACAAGGCAATGCCGTTCTAATGAACGGACCAGCTGCAGTGTGGTGTCATCCCTCCTGATCCTCTGTAAACATGGTTATTCCAGATTGGTGCATGTTTCCCACTGTTCAGATTGATGCTCCTATGCAATCCTATAGCAAAAGTGCTGATTTAGTTCTTGTATCACTGTGTAACCTATGGTAAACCAAATGCATTCTTAATGAGGAAAGTTAATGCCTTTTCTGTAACTCTTCTCAGTAAgaaatatgaagtattttttaaatgtatttctagaGGTTAATCAGGCTTGGAATATCTACAGTATATTCTTGGAACTTGTCTAATGGGAGAACCTTATCTTATATGGACACAATTCTTAAAGAACTAAGTAAATAACTGCTAGGGTGTATTTCCTGCTAATTCCAAGATGACTGAACAATTCTTGCTGTTGCTTGTATATAATATGATTGCAGGAGGGTGCATGGAAGTCCAGGTATCCTGACTATCTGTCCAGTCTTTTATGATGTGGAGGACAATCTGGTATCTCCCCTGTGAAGGTGTACTCACTTCTCACTTGCACCTTTGTAGAGCCAGCTGGCCATACAGCATTTTGTTCCTTTGATGTGCCTCTTACTGAATTTGCGCTTGAAGCTCTGACAAAATGctgtctctttttccttctggaaaagGTGAAGGTTCAGAAAGTCCTGGAGGCTCAGGTctgggtgtttttcttttttgaggaaTGAAGCGTCACAACCAGGATGCTCTGCTATACTAGATTATAGAAGGCAAAAGGATACGGACCTCTTAAGCGCAGGTGCTCATAGCAGAGTGCTGGATTAGGGCAAGACTATGGTATGTGATTACTTGCATTTGTCATTACTTGCATCAACTATGTACAAGAAATAGCCTCAACATGTAATGGTTTCTTGCAAGATGACAGGCATCCTACCCACAACCAATGCACAGAACCCAACAGCCTAAGCTGTCTAAATTGCTGCTTGTGCTGCCTCTCGCTACTAAGACAGTCAAAGAGCAGAGtgaacagttttgaaaatattctgcttaGCTTGCAGCCCTGATCTTATCCTGAGTCTGAGGATAAATTTTATCCTCTCTTTAGTCCAGCTTACTTTCAAGTTGCAACTCCTCGTACTGTTAACAGTATCCCTTCCTCGAGCAGCTGAAAATGCTGACTGTTAGCAGCAGGACTGCAGTAGTCTACCTGTCAGCCTCTCTAGCTTCAGCAGCCTCCCAGTTCTGGCTTTCTACCCtaccctcttcctcctccccataCATATGCATTATGTTGCTCTGCTGCATTTGGCTTCTTGATCATCTTTCCCATCCTGATGTGGTGCATGTGCTATCTGCCACTTAAACTAAGAACATGCTTCAGCACACAGCTGTTTATCGCAAGCATGAAGTGACTGTTGACTTCCTATAGCACCTGTTTCTTCACAAAGGCAATGGCTTTTCTTCCACTGCTACAGCCCACAAGCCTACGGAAACGCACGTTCTGCTGTATAAAAATGCTTGACGTGCTGTTCCCTGGGAGCGTGCCCCAGAGCGtttctaacaaaaaaacaaacccaccTTAGTGCAAATTGCCTGAACCTAAGTTCCTTGTCAGCTTTCACGTAGTTCAGATTTCAAGAGTTGCCTCTCGCTGTGCCTTACGCAGCAGAAAGTTGTGCCAAAGCATGTGGCAGCAATGAGCTTACTGCTTCCGGAGTTGCCCAAGGCTAGGGAGAGGATGGGGTGCGGTGGCTTCCGATTACCTGTATGAATGATCGGTGTGGCACCCCGGAAATTAAACAGTGACTAACCGATTGctactttccatttctttcagctttttgaCCTTTGTGAATGCTGCCCTTTAATTTTCCTGGCATGCTCAAAGCAGACAACTGCCCAATTGCTTTCTAGAAAGTCTCTCAGCAGTGAGTTCTAACATCCCAGCAGAAGGTATGAAACAGGAAGACAGGAAAAGTGAAGCTGGCTTTCTTGTCATCAGTGGAGTAATTAATGAAAAAGGTAGTTAAACAGGAGTAGCAGGAAGTCCTTGATATTCCTTAATAGAGATTAATAGGTGCTGTTGCAGGAAACCTTATTCTCTGCCTTCTCATTATAGATATGTCAGCTTCAAGCTTTACTAGTCTGAGCTTAAAGACGTGAACAGTTTGTAGGAACAACTCTTCTGTGTAAGAGGCTCTAGCGCTGCTCCTTTAATCTGCCCAACCCCCAAATGATCTTGGAGGAACAGATTCGAGGCCCACTAGAATTTTCCCCATCTTTAGAATACATGAAAGAGTTTATAAAACGCATGCCTGGATTGCGATACACCGCTATCTCCAAAACCTTTGTGGTCAAAATAAGTTGCGTCTCTGTAACAGCCTGTGATAAACATGCAGGAATGCTTCACAGTGAAACCCAGCAGGCTGTGAGGCTTCCAGCACTATATTTCCAGGAGCCCTGTGAACCAGTGGCAGGCTTTAAGGGCCATATTATCACAATTCTTCAAAACAGAATCATGAAGTTTCCTCTAATTAGGAAGCAATCATGGGGTGGCAAACAAGGAATGGCAGGgtatgagttttttttccccgaaACACAATAGAAGACTTCTAGGGGCTGTCTCAGCACCACTGAGTGCACCAGAGCAGGATGTGCTATACAAACCCACAAAGCAGAGGATTCCCTGCCAACCAGACTGATGTCACTAGTAGGCATTGCTTTTAGAGCAGGTGTTGGTAGTACCTGGCACACAAAAACAGCCCTTTCGAATGCCTGTTTTCCTCTGTAGATGGTCTTCCATCATCAGATCTGGAAGTTCAGCCTGCAATTCTTCTAGGTAAGAAACcagctaggaaaaaaacagctaggAAAAAAGCTACTAGGAAAAAACCCAGCAGGTCTGCAGCATTGAAGAACAGCAGAGCAACTGGTAGTGTAGAGAAATGCCAGAGCCACAGTCCAGGAGAGCCTGATTTATCAGTCTAGTGAAAACACTGGAGTTGAGTAGCAGATGAGTGATACAAGCTTGCAGAAAGCTTTAAACAATACCAGGTTTTTCTAGTTGTAGCACATTAAAAGGACAAGTACTTATCTAGTACTGCTTTATCAGTGAATAAATGGCTATATGAGGCCTATTATTTTGAGGTAAAGGTAAGCTGGaaacttactttttaaaaaaaaaaaaaaaaaaaagtaagagaagtGAGttttttacagctattttttttggcttctcACCTCACCCAAAGTTTCAGCCACATCAGAACTCTTAAGGGAAAACCTTTAATTGTCTGTACTGTGAAATGAATTCACAGAGGAACTTGGAAAAGACAACTTGTTCGTATAGTGAGGTCttaactaaattattttaaagcaaaattttctacATGGATTTGTCTTCTGTCATAACCACTTAAGACATCACTTTATTGGATGCTGTCAGCAGCTAAATTGCTTTCAAGTTATTAGCATTTATACTAAACATCTTGAACAGAGCGTCTCTTTGGAATTTGTAGTAATTTCCTCAAAGTCATTCACTTTAGCACTCCTTGTACTGGCTATGTTAAAGTTTACTTAATTCTTAAAGTATCCTTCATGcttttgtaaacattttgtGAGACTGCATAGCAAAAAAGGCAATCGGCTCAGTAAAACAAGCCTTAGCATTCATGACTAAGTGTAACCTGGTTTAAAGGACAATTTCAGATCAAAACTGCGAATGTTTTTAGGGGCAAATGAAGACACGGCTTATGGAAGCATTTCTAGTAAGATAATTAGCAATTAAGATACGCTTGCAAGCGTAAAAGCTGATAATTTGAGTAACTCAATCTCCCACTCCTGCCTGAAGGATAAGGATGGTGTTAGTTGTATGCATATCTAATTTGGAGAAGTGTGCTAATCTAGAGCAATTACTGAAACAGAAGCTCTGTCAAGGTATGTGGAGTAGAGTGCTGCTGCACAGGATTCTTGAGGCTCAGGAACTGCAGCAGTCCACCCAGATGCACCGCATGTGGGGAGTTTTaatgcaagattaaaaaaaaaaaaaaaaaaaaaaaaaaaaaaaaaaaaaaaaagctagagaGACTAACATCTTATGAAGAAGCTTCAGCTAGACTGATTTTACTTACTATAgcatagtttttaaaaaaaacactccatGCAGGTTTCTGTCTGTGGCAGAGAAGGCGCAGCAGATCTGTTCCACTTGTGTTCCAGACACAAACAACGGAAAACATTCCCTTTGTGTAGATAATTCCCTTCACAGATCTTAACGGATGACGGAACGAGATTTCTCATTAAAGACCTTTAAAATACACAGGctaaaaattccttttcaagTAGAAGTGATCGATACTGTGTCTGGCGGCCACCACTGTTCTTGCACTGCAACGGTTCAGCTGACGGAGCCTTTGTTTCCTGTGTCGTCATCAAGGAGCGGTGCTGAATCTGCTCCGTGTCGGTGCTCCTGCTCCACAGGCGACCCCTTTCTCGTTCTGTTCAGGGTCCCTCCCTGGAAGTGCAGAGAAGCTGTCAAGTGACTAAAAGGACACCATTCCTCACGTGCACATACATCACTACACCttcttgcagaaaaaacagagctgccaATAGCTTGATACCAGGAGGGACGAGTACACACTGCGCCAGtattttagcagattttttttatgcagtTCTATGTTTGTGTTAGAGGAATTAATTATAAAGATCTAACAGATATTAATTACATCAATCCAATCAAGTCAGGTAGACTTCATGATGAAAGTCTGTTCTTTAGCTTTGATCACACTCACCTGTTTCTTGTCCACCACATTGAGGCTAACAGAAGCAACAATACACGCAATAGTGTTCACCAACATAAAGATCATCATCTGTTGCCAGCGCCACAGTGGAATCTTTAATTCACTAAAAAAGACCAAAAAGGGGATAGAACGATGAGTCACTTCATGACACTTAAGGCATCACTTGCAGTATCAGGTTGCAAAGAGACTGTTTACAGTTCACACCACTCCACTGAAGCACTGTGAACGGTCTCTGCTTAGAcaaaaagaggggaagaaaaggcatTCTCACCTGGACTTTGTTCCTAGAATGTGTCCAACGATCAGATTTGAAAGGCCAATTCCAATCATCTGCACAGAAGTTGCAAGCCCCATAGCAGTCCCTAAAGTTGCCTGGGGCACCACAAGAGGTATGGATGGCCACATACTAGCCTGGTAGGAATAATGTAAAGGGAGGAATTAACTCAAGCCTAATCTAAAGACATTACATAGTcatcagtttaaaaaagaattattccCACTAAATAAACATCCACAGTCCCTCCTGAAAAAGTCTGACATTTATCCTCCTCAGCCTATCAGCTGGTTCTAGCCCCTTTCCTGTCCTTTTCTAGCAGCTTCAGTTAAGATAGTACTATGCATGCAGTTTGAAACTGGAACTATTCCGATGTCTCAAGGGGAGTTACAGCTGATGGCGTAGCTCACTAGACTGGAAGGAGATTTAGTTTGTACATTCAAGGTGAAAAAAACactaggaaaatgaaaaagtttaaTGCTTCACAATATATCAAATGGTTCCTTGCTCTGTTCTGCATTTTACTCCATATTGATTCTTTGAGGGTCACCAATTAGTAACCAATTCTTCAGGTTTGCGGAACCAAAGACTTCAAACTGCAGCGGTAACATCTGCTGAACAGGACTGGATAGCAGTAATAATGCCAGTCAGGCTGCAGAAAGGGCACAGCCAGGAAGCACAACTAAACCAGTGGGGTTTGTGAACTTACAGCAGCAAAAGAGTAAGTAATCCCCAACCAGATGGTAGACACCAGCGGAGGGACAAACGTAAATGCCAGGAGAGCGAAGACTGGCAGAGTAAATGCAGCACAGCCAACAGCAAAGATGCCTCTCAGTCCAATGTAGTCCTGGTAAAGGAAACAGAGGCCTATTACAAGGGTTCCCTGGCTTCCCACGGATCCTAGCACTCTCCTTGACACGAGCAGCTGATCAGAGTGGGCTGGTATAAGCAACAGTAACATGTCATTTCCTAGCTGTTACCACTGTGGCAGACTATTCCTAATTCCTCTTGCATACGCATGAACTGAGACCGAAACACTTGTCAGAGAATCAGTGTCCAGCATTCATACAAAATTCCAGACTTTATCAAAGTGGGGAGAAAAAGACACCAGTGTATCCTGGCAATTAGGGAAATAAGGAGATGAAGAGTTGGGAAAAAACAGGGACTGATTAGGTGCAAGTTGTTCTTTCCCATCTACTTGCAAAGCTTATTCTGATTTGTAACAGCCCCTTCTATTCCAGTCTCCAGCTTCTGACAACATGCAGCCATTTCCCAAGGTTTGGGACCATACAGTTTGCAACCACAGCAGAATTAGgaaatagaagggaaaaaaaggttaacTTTATTTCTTGTAATTTAATTCCGACAGAAATGCATGTCGCAGGTTGCAAGGAATTACAGCCTTGCTTGTTTGGCAACAACAGGCTAAATTCTGGGAGCGGGGTTTATAACAAAGACGTTTCggaaaattaggaaaaaaaaaagctcgaACACAATTTTGATTTTCAGCAAATGagctcttgcacttctgttTTTGGATACTCACGATTAATATGCcaactgctgcagagagaacaaGGGAGCTGTCGTACACTGCCCCAGCAATATAAGCGGCTGCCTGCTGACTGTAACCAGAATATTTATCCTGGATAAacttgctaaaaataaaatgaaggggaaaaaagatatataatTAGAATTCCTGATCTGGTTATTCTGGCAGAAAGTAAGTCTGAGCACAAACATATGGACAGGGAGGAGTTTTAATGAGAGGACTTGCAAACAAGTTCAGTCTGGTTTGTAGGTCCAATCTTTTgttctctgatttttgtttgctttttaagtaaGTGGTGCATATCATAAAGAAGTTGTTAGTTTAAATCACCACTTTCAAGACTCCTTTGCAAGTTCAGAGTAAAACTGCAGGTTAAAATTGTGCATATGTGCAATTGCATCAGCACAGCTCGCAAGGAGAAATTTGCAATCACCCATCCAAAACATACaaactggtttttttttggttgtttgattgtttgttttttttaacatttctctttGAAGAGGCAGAAAGCTCTCTCAATAGTGGAGTGAGAATGTTGAGgggcagaaaaatatttagaagtcAAATACAGGAGTATTTACTCCTGTCAAAGTACCAGGAAATCCCCCTTTTGCTCTTTGGCATCTTTAAGGAGACCTAATTAAAGCAGAGAACTTACATAaactaaattttgttttcattgtcaGGACATCAGCTTTTCACCTTTGTTGGGGATACACAAAAATGGCATAAAAAATTTACTCAAATTATTTGCAGAATTTACAGTCACAACTCAACAGCGTTGAGACACTGGTTTACTTAGAAATCTCATACCTATTTAAACCTAGTGTTGTTACTTGTGTTGTTACTTATATGGTTACTAATTGTACTAGTAATAATAAGCTTTTATAGTATGTGCTGTCATCAAAGTAGGAAAACAAGACCATGTACCCTGAAGATTTACTCCAACAGACAATTCCCCAAACATCAGTGGCCTTGGGATCATTTTTCCCACTGGAAAGCAGCATGGCGTTATTTGTCAGAAAAGATGTATAAAACGTGGTTCTTGGTGCCTGGATTTTTGCTCCCCAACAGAACACACGGAGGCAGAATTGCAGAAATCAGGATATTGTGTGACTGACAGGCACTATTTCCAGTTGAAAGGATAAGGCGGCTCACAGAAAGCCCATCTCATCAAGGCCTTGATGATCCCTGCCATGTTTAATGGCTTTATTTTACTATTAAGAGCCTAACTGCATGTTTGTTACAACACTTCTTCACTCCAGACTTCTGAGTAGCTTATGTACATCACTAATGAaatgctacttaaaaaaaattctcatgttTTTACTCCAGGACTTTTGCTAGTATTAAAGTTCACAATCACTATGTGCTAGAGGCTGCATCACCCACATTTTACGAACACAAAGGAGGCAGCAAAATGATAGTTTGTGGCAGAGCCAAGGACAGAAGCAGGAGTCCCAATTCAGGCAGGCAGGTTGCTTCTTTATATTAAGcaaatgaaactgcaaaaatGAAGTCTGCAAGGCTTGCATTGGAATGCAAGGGTTTCCTCACTTAGAAACGCAGGCTGATGCAAGCTTAGCTTTGTTCCTAACATGGCAGATCACAGCCAGGAACTCCAGACAGAACTGTGCAGGGCCTGTGAAGCTAAAGCACCACCATCTCTAAAGGCAGCCACTAGTTGGATTATTGCAAAAGTGAAATGTCTACAGATTGTTTAAAAAGATCTATAtatttcctcccctcctcccaaatctttttgtttctcctttagCAGTGTTCCAGCTTTAAATATCGGatgcagcttttccttttaagttacttttgctttgcttcagaAGCCTCATTCATCTCAGATTGTCtttgaagggaaagaaaggtcAAAGAACCCTCACACTTGTTCGGTAAGTGTTAAAGACATGCTTGCCTGTGTTTCAAGAACAGAAGGAGCAAGCATGTTTCCCATTTAACTACAAATCAAGACCTGCAAGACTCATGGGCTTATATGAGTTAGCTGGACTATGACTACAGGGCCAGTACCTGGCATCTGCCACAAAGGGGAAGACTCCGTTGTAGAAAAACATGATGGTGAGGACGAGGAGCCAGTAGCGAAGGGGAAGACGCCGGATGTCTTGAATCCGCTGCAAAGAAAAGATGTGCCCTCATTCAACAGGAAATAGTCTTCAACGTCACACAGATGTCCCCTTCTAAAAGCTATCGAAGGTCACAAGGGTTTAAGAAGAAATAGCAAGTAAAAGGGGATTAAAAGGCTGCTTGTGCACCTCTAAGAGAAATTTGGCATGGGCTGTGACTCCAGAGCATCCCTTCCTTAACACTactcagtaaaacaaaacaaaacaaagccagcAAAATCctctttcttattatttttttaaaggttatgGCTGCAGGAGACTATTCTGAGCAGGCTCTATTCAGAATCTACTACAAACTCCTATGTGAAATACAGGGAAAAGACTGTCTAATAGATTTAAGATTAGATTAGAGCTGTCTAATAGATTTAAGTGCCATAAAAATTGCAACCTGCTGCTTGTAATGCTCATTCCTAGACTGAAGAATGCAGAGAGGAATGGAAGATAAGGGCTGGCAGAGGATGGCCCAATACTGACCAGGTTAACTATTTTCTGTCACGGCTCCTATGAACCCGCGAGGAGTTCCAAAGTCTGCTTTCTACTCTCTAGTTTTATCCACAAACAAATCCTCACTTGAGCCACCTACAGTCAAATAGTAACTGGCTCAAAGAAATAACATCATGTGAGTGCTAAGTCAGCTGTCTGGAAAGCCAGAAATACATAAactgtaaacaaaaataatttacatttgcCTGGTGGTTCCTCAGACTTACCTGAAGAACAACTACGCAAGATTTTAGGAAGCGTCATTAATGCCTTCTTCCAGCCATGAACAGCTCTTACTATGTACTTGATAGTCACCCACCTCAGCCTTCAAAGACTGGGAGGGAAAAGCTCTCTGTGCACCACATACCACTTTTTTGGATTCCTGCTGGATAACCCCGTCCAAGCCAAGCTGCTTCATGCCCACTTTATCTAGCACACTGACTGTGATGGctgaaacaaaaccaagcaCACACAGCAGAGTACCTGGAAAACACACAAACAGATTGTAGAAATTCCTCAGACAGGAGAGAGCTGAATGACAGAACCAATTGCATGTAAGGTACAGAATTCTCTATGACTCATGTTCCTGGCTGCTTTTAATGTTAACAGCCTTCCCTATCGCAGGCGTATAGTGGAACCATTTACCTCTTAACAACTGTCGGACACAGTCCTCAGGTTCTTCGTCCACTAAATTTCTATTGCCCTCCGCCAATCACGGTTATCCTGCCTTAGAGGTATTAACTTATTCTGCTTTGTAGcttcatttgcttaaaaaaataaagcctgcAAGACTTGAATTTGAATGTACACTTACAATCCCAGGCTGATGCAAGCTCATCTTTGTTCTAAACACAGCAGACCATATGCTGGAACCACAGGACAGAACTGCCTGGGGGCTGTGAAGCTGGAGCCCTATTCACCTCTAAGGACAGCCACTTTGCTGGGCTATGGCCTTCTTTCTAAACAGCAGAAGGTCTGTGCATAACAAACCCAAGGTTAAAATAATCAAAGGTAATGGAGAAACTTTGATGGTCCCATGAGCAGGAGAGGTTATCACCTATGGGCTAGCACTGGAAGCTATTTATTTGACCAACAGCAACATCTGACCCATTAGCAAGCGCAGCTCCAGCGAAGGGAGTCAGATTATGCCAGAAGTGAGTTTGGCAACAGTCATCTGCTGCATACAAAATCTCTTTATATAAGaactctgctttgttttccaaagagcCAAAATATGCATATGATGCATATGCACTTTGACTGGTGTATTTATGCCTTCACAGGCTACTGAAGCTGCTCTGCTGTCTTTGTTAGTTCTGGGCTTAGGAAATACTTGCAATGCCAGATGGGTTGTGCAGGTCATGCCTGACAGAGAGTTTCTCTTTGGGCGGTGAAATAAGTAGAGCAGAGCAACTTATGCTGAGACCGATATATAGAGTACTTCAGAATCAGTGGTATTTTGCTGGCcaaaatacagaacaaacaCATTAGATTCCGCTCTTGTTTCACTGTCATGTTTCCATTCACTCAGTGGGAGCAAATATACACTAAGTACAGGTTATTCTTGACTGCAGATGTCAAAATATTATAGGAATGCTGCAAACAGAGCTGTAAGGCAAACACTACAGCTGCAGAGACGATTTTCAGGCAGCAATGAAGAAAGCACCTTTCCACTGCATATTCAAACGAGTAATGGAAAGTGGCAGGGAAAACAGGCTGGAAAACAATGTGCCTCCTACT contains:
- the LOC134147279 gene encoding major facilitator superfamily domain-containing protein 1-like isoform X2 — protein: MTPAQYNLLYAIYAWTNAAVVILAGFLIDKLGNRFGVFVFSLLTVLGSSIFALGSHFKGSPYLLPLMLTGRLLFGSGNGSLTIVQNRITAFWFKGKELALAFGLTLSFSRLGSVLNFFFTQQFETRFGIQWTLWGGTLLCVLGFVSAITVSVLDKVGMKQLGLDGVIQQESKKVRIQDIRRLPLRYWLLVLTIMFFYNGVFPFVADASKFIQDKYSGYSQQAAAYIAGAVYDSSLVLSAAVGILIDYIGLRGIFAVGCAAFTLPVFALLAFTFVPPLVSTIWLGITYSFAAASMWPSIPLVVPQATLGTAMGLATSVQMIGIGLSNLIVGHILGTKSSELKIPLWRWQQMMIFMLVNTIACIVASVSLNVVDKKQGGTLNRTRKGSPVEQEHRHGADSAPLLDDDTGNKGSVS
- the LOC134147279 gene encoding major facilitator superfamily domain-containing protein 1-like isoform X1, giving the protein MAVAAGSACYRFSVLFFNCLLTFGSYFCFDIPSVLQEQFQGNLTCPNGTHHNSTGRNSTLDCVEGLGMTPAQYNLLYAIYAWTNAAVVILAGFLIDKLGNRFGVFVFSLLTVLGSSIFALGSHFKGSPYLLPLMLTGRLLFGSGNGSLTIVQNRITAFWFKGKELALAFGLTLSFSRLGSVLNFFFTQQFETRFGIQWTLWGGTLLCVLGFVSAITVSVLDKVGMKQLGLDGVIQQESKKVRIQDIRRLPLRYWLLVLTIMFFYNGVFPFVADASKFIQDKYSGYSQQAAAYIAGAVYDSSLVLSAAVGILIDYIGLRGIFAVGCAAFTLPVFALLAFTFVPPLVSTIWLGITYSFAAASMWPSIPLVVPQATLGTAMGLATSVQMIGIGLSNLIVGHILGTKSSELKIPLWRWQQMMIFMLVNTIACIVASVSLNVVDKKQGGTLNRTRKGSPVEQEHRHGADSAPLLDDDTGNKGSVS